One part of the Melopsittacus undulatus isolate bMelUnd1 chromosome 17, bMelUnd1.mat.Z, whole genome shotgun sequence genome encodes these proteins:
- the MED24 gene encoding mediator of RNA polymerase II transcription subunit 24, which translates to MKVVNLKQAILQAWKERWSDYQWAINMKRFFPRGATWDILNLAEALLEQAMIGPSPNPLILSYLKYAISSQMVSYSTVLTAISKFDDFSRDLCVQSLLEIMDMFCDRLSCHGKAEECISLCRALLSALNWLLRCAAFYAEKLKETLEQVAAEAQLKMCLERLEKMLGSTKNRALIHIAKLEETSSWSTVEQSLVKLGENLNNLSNSPLRSQADDCVSLIKSIPTMLSVHSEQLNKTGFPTVHAVVLLEGTMNLTGETQPLVEQLMMVKRMQRIPSPLFVLEIWKACFVGLIESPEGTEELKWTAFTFLKIPQVLVKLKKYPQGDKDFTEDVNCAFKFLLKLTPLLDKADQRCNCDCTSLLLQECGKQGLLSEANMNKLIDKRTVDRKQAPCLKSAENANIQPNPRLILRAEPTVTNILKTMDADHSKSPEGLLGVLGHMLSGKSLDLLLAAAAATGKLKSFARKFIKLNEFTKHISSEDSSKPASVRALLFDISFLMLCHVAQTYGSEVILSESSPPGEVPFFETWMLTCMPEEGKILNPDHPCFRPDSTKVESLVALLNNSSEMKLVQMKWHEACLSISAAILEILNAWENGVLTFESIQKITDNIKGKVCSMAVCAVAWLVAHVRMLGLDEREKSLQMIRQLATPLCSENTLQFYNERVVIMSSILEHMCADVLQQTATQIKFPSTGMDTIPYWNLLPPKKPIKEVLTSVFTKVLEKGWVDSRSIHIFDTLLHMGGVYWFCNNLVKELLKETRKEHTLRAVELLYAIFCLDMQQLTLTLLGHILPNLLTDSSKWHTLMDPPGKALAKLSVWCALSSYSSHNKGQASARQKKRHREDIEDYISLFPLDDTQPSKLMRLLSSNEEDANILSSPNRSMSSSLSASQLHTISMRDPLNRVLANLFLLISSILGAKTAGTHTQFVQWFMEECVDCLEQGSRGSILQFMPFTMVSELVKVSTMSSPKIVLAITDLSLPLGRRVAAKAIAAL; encoded by the exons ATGAAGGTGGTGAACCTGAAGCAGGCCATCCTGCAGGCCTGGAAGGAGCGCTGGAGCGACTACCAATGGGCCATCAACATGAAGCGGTTCTTCCCCCGGGGAGCCACCTGGGACATCCTCAACCTGGCAG AGGCTCTTCTGGAGCAGGCCATGATTGGGCCATCGCCGAACCCACTCATCTTGTCCTACCTGAAATATGCCATCAGCTCCCAG ATGGTGTCTTACTCCACGGTCCTGACGGCCATCAGCAAG TTTGATGACTTCTCCCGGGACCTGTGTGTCCAGTCGCTCTTGGAGATCATGGATATGTTCTGTGACCGCCTCAG CTGTCATGGCAAAGCCGAGGAGTGCATCAGCCTGTGCCGGGCGCTGCTCAGTGCCCTCAACTGGCTCCTGCGCTGCGCTGCCTTCTATGCCGAGAAGCTGAAGGAGACGCTGGAGCAAGTGGCTGCTGAGGCCCAGCTCAAGATGTGTCTGGAGCGGCTGGAGAAGATGCTTGGGAGCACCAAGAACCGAGCCCTGATCCACATTGCCAAGCTGGAGGAGACGT CCTCCTGGAGCACTGTGGAGCAGTCCCTTGTCAAGCTGGGGGAGAACCTCAACAACCTCAGCAACTCCCCACTGCGAAGCCAGGCTGATGACTGCGTCTCCCTCATCAAGAG CATCCCCACCATGCTCTCAGTGCACTCTGAGCAGCTGAACAAGACCGGCTTCCCCACCGTAcatgctgtggtgctgctggaggggacCATGAACCTCACTGGAGAGACCCAGCCgctggtggagcagctgatgatGGTGAAGAGGATGCAG CGCATTCCCTCCCCGCTCTTCGTGCTGGAGATCTGGAAGGCCTGTTTTGTGGGCCTCATCGAGTCCCCGGAGGGCACAGAGGAGCTCAAGTGGACAGCCTTCACTTTCCTGAAG ATACCCCAGGTCCTGGTTAAACTCAAGAAGTATCCCCAAGGAGACAAG GACTTCACTGAGGATGTGAACTGTGCCTTCAAGTTCCTGCTGAAGCTGACCCCTCTGCTCGACAAAGCTGATCAGCGATGCAA ctgtGACTGCACgagcctgctgctgcaggagtgTGGCAAGCAGGGGCTGCTTTCCGAGGCCAACATGAACAAACTGATTGACAAACG GACAGTGGACAGAAAACAGGCTCCGTGCTTGAAATCGGCGGAGAACGCCAACATCCAACCAAACCCGAGGCTCATCCTGAGGGCTGAGCCCACTGTCACCAACATCCTGAAG ACCATGGATGCAGATCACTCTAAGTCCCCCGAGGGCTTGCTGGGGGTTTTGGGCCACATGCTCTCTGGGAAGAGCCTGGacttgctgctggcagcagcagcagcaacggGCAAGCTGAAATCCTTTGCTCGGAAGTTCATCAA GCTGAATGAATTCACGAAGCACATCAGCAGCGAGGACAGCT CCAAACCAGCCTCAGTTCGGGCCCTGCTCTTCGACATCTCTTTCCTCATGCTGTGCCATGTGGCCCAGACCTATGGCTCTGAG GTGATCCTGTCGGAGTCCAGCCCTCCGGGTGAGGTTCCCTTCTTTGAGACCTGGATGCTGACCTGCATGCCCGAGGAGGGGAAGATCCTCAACCCCGACCACCCCTGCTTCCGTCCGGACTCCACCAAAGTGGAGTCCCTGGTTGCCCTCCTCAACAACTCCTCCGAGATGAAGCTGGT GCAGATGAAGTGGCACGAGGCATGTCTGAGCATCTCAGCTGCCATCCTGGAGATCCTCAATGCCTGGGAGAATGGCGTCCTCACCTTCGAGTCCATCCAG AAAATCACAGACAACATCAAGGGGAAGGTGTGCAGCATGGCCGTGTGTGCCGTGGCCTGGCTGGTGGCCCACGTCCGCATGCTGGGCTTGGATGAGCGCGAGAAGTCCCTGCAGATGATCCGGCAGTTGGCCACCCCTCTGTGCAGTGAGAACACGCTGCAGTTCTACAACGAGCG GGTGGTGATCATGAGCTCCATCCTGGAGCACATGTGTGCCGATGTCCTGCAGCAGACGGCCACGCAGATCAAATTCCCCTCCACGGGCATGGACACCATTCCCTACTGGAACCTGCTCCCCCCGAAGAAGCCCATCAAGGAGGTGCTGACGAGTGTCTTCACCAAGGTGCTGGAGAAGGGCTGGGTCGACAGCCGCTCCATCCACATCTTTGACACCCTGCTGCACATGGGGGGTGTCTACTGGTTCTGCAACAACCTGGTCAAG gagctgctgaaggagacACGGAAGGAGCACACACTGCgggctgtggagctgctctATGCCATCTTCTGCTTGGACATGCAGCAGCTGACGCTGACCCTGCTGGGTCACATCCTGCCCAACCTGCTCACAGACTCCTCCAAGTGGCACACGCTCATGGACCCCCCAGGAAAAGCCTTGGCCAA gCTCTCTGTCTGGTGTGCCCTGAGCTCCTACTCCTCCCACAACAAGGGCCAGGCCTCTGCCAGGCAGAAGAAGAGGCACCGAGAGGACATCGAG GATTACATCAGCCTCTTCCCGCTGGATGACACGCAGCCCTCCAAGCTCATGCGCCTGCTGAGCTCCAATGAGGAGGACGCCAACATCCTCTCCAGCCCCA ATCGCTCCATGAGCAGCTCGCTGTCTGCCTCCCAGCTGCACACCATCAGCATGAGGGACCCACTGAACAGGGTGCTAG CAAACCTCTTTCTGCTCATCTCTTCCATCCTGGGGGCCAAGACAGCTGGCACCCACACCCAGTTTGTGCAGTGGTTCATGGAGGAGTGTGTGGACTGCTTGGAGCAGGGCAGCCGTGGCAGCATCCTGCAGTTCATGCCCTTTACCATG GTTTCGGAGCTGGTGAAAGTGTCCACCATGTCCAGTCCCAAAATCGTCCTGGCCATCACGGATCTCAGCCTGCCCCTGGGCCGCCGTGTCGCTGCCAAGGCCATCGCCGCTCTCTGA